The proteins below come from a single Beutenbergia cavernae DSM 12333 genomic window:
- a CDS encoding GNAT family N-acetyltransferase, whose amino-acid sequence MEIRDRRDGDADALVRILADVHARDGYPVRRSNVRREWLWDPAFLGAWVAVVDGDVVGHIAVDPRLDAPGVPPGTLGVSRLFVAWSAHGRGVGAALLDRVRAFAGSRALGLEVTDDSVAARALYERLGWRLVGTASASWTDAAGRHPELTYFLAPDA is encoded by the coding sequence GTGGAGATCCGAGACCGCCGGGACGGCGACGCCGATGCCCTCGTCCGGATCCTCGCCGACGTCCACGCGCGTGACGGGTATCCCGTCCGCCGGAGCAACGTCCGCCGGGAGTGGCTGTGGGACCCGGCGTTCCTCGGTGCGTGGGTCGCCGTCGTCGATGGCGACGTCGTCGGTCACATCGCCGTCGACCCGCGGCTCGACGCGCCGGGTGTTCCGCCCGGCACGCTCGGTGTCTCACGCCTGTTCGTGGCCTGGAGCGCGCACGGGCGCGGCGTCGGCGCAGCGCTGCTCGACCGCGTCCGGGCCTTCGCCGGCTCGCGCGCGCTGGGGCTGGAGGTGACGGATGATTCCGTCGCCGCTCGGGCGCTGTACGAGCGACTCGGCTGGCGACTGGTGGGCACGGCGTCGGCCTCCTGGACCGACGCCGCCGGACGGCATCCTGAGCTGACCTACTTCCTGGCGCCCGACGCCTGA
- a CDS encoding VOC family protein, with the protein MDTTTSTTTPAPAPMVWQTLGAHDPAALLAVLTDVLGFVETLRTGTDGAVQHAELAWPEGGGVMLGPERGDEDGNAWSQRAGTAGTYLVSERLTALWDAVRAAGLDVLVPLTERDYGGRTFAVRDAEGNLWSFGEYRGAPVPDLAPHVHVLRVPTGPQEAFDAFALRLGEWWHPSYTADSDTFAGVTIEPEVGGAVVEHHAGGREIPWGTVTTWDPGAEVAFTFSLALPEGVSSEVRVRFEPAPEDDGAGTMVRFVHGGWTAENAQYRGKFAEWPVILERYAALLTPS; encoded by the coding sequence ATGGACACGACGACGTCGACCACCACGCCGGCCCCCGCACCCATGGTGTGGCAGACCCTGGGGGCCCACGACCCTGCCGCGCTCCTCGCCGTCCTCACCGACGTGCTCGGGTTCGTCGAGACCCTGCGCACCGGTACGGACGGCGCCGTTCAGCACGCCGAGCTCGCCTGGCCGGAGGGCGGCGGCGTCATGCTCGGCCCGGAACGCGGTGACGAGGACGGCAACGCGTGGTCGCAGCGCGCCGGCACCGCTGGCACATATCTCGTCTCCGAGCGACTGACCGCCCTGTGGGACGCCGTGCGCGCGGCCGGGCTGGACGTGCTCGTGCCGCTGACCGAGCGCGACTACGGCGGCCGCACGTTCGCCGTGCGCGACGCCGAGGGCAACCTCTGGTCGTTCGGCGAGTACCGCGGGGCGCCGGTCCCGGACCTGGCGCCGCACGTCCACGTGCTCCGCGTGCCGACCGGGCCGCAGGAGGCGTTCGACGCGTTCGCGCTGCGCCTCGGCGAGTGGTGGCACCCGAGCTACACCGCGGACTCCGACACGTTCGCGGGGGTGACGATCGAGCCCGAGGTGGGCGGCGCCGTCGTCGAGCACCATGCGGGCGGGCGCGAGATCCCCTGGGGGACGGTCACCACGTGGGACCCGGGTGCGGAGGTGGCGTTCACGTTCTCCCTGGCGCTGCCGGAGGGCGTGTCCAGCGAGGTGCGGGTGCGGTTCGAGCCGGCACCGGAGGACGACGGCGCGGGCACAATGGTCCGGTTCGTGCACGGGGGCTGGACGGCAGAGAACGCTCAGTACCGCGGGAAGTTCGCGGAGTGGCCGGTGATCCTGGAGCGCTACGCCGCGCTGCTCACACCGAGCTGA
- a CDS encoding helix-turn-helix domain-containing protein, whose amino-acid sequence MAAEVADGDAASFVVGPSRLAPGVGSVTAFRLSPVPGAVHRGLPSPSVTFLLTLGDGEFVIHDAGAPGSASATPIILGGLHTRPALVDQACEQIGVEVSVHPLAVRALFGVPARELDVTTFSGRDVLGASGELLREQMSERQPWAGVFDVLGTFLRGTALRTESPPAPRPELAEAWRVIVASGGRARVSAVAARVGLSERRLRTLFVDEVGIGPKTVARLARFSGARTAVARAVATGGPTALADVAAAAGYVDQAHLTAEFREFAGVPPGRWVAEEFRNLQADGHPLGGR is encoded by the coding sequence ATGGCTGCCGAGGTCGCCGACGGGGACGCCGCGTCGTTCGTGGTCGGCCCGTCGCGTCTCGCGCCCGGCGTCGGGTCGGTCACCGCGTTCCGCCTGTCCCCGGTGCCGGGCGCCGTCCACCGCGGTCTCCCGTCGCCGTCCGTGACGTTCCTCCTCACGCTCGGCGACGGCGAGTTCGTCATCCACGACGCCGGCGCACCAGGGTCCGCCAGCGCCACGCCGATCATCCTCGGCGGGCTGCACACGAGGCCGGCTCTCGTGGACCAGGCGTGCGAGCAGATCGGCGTCGAGGTGTCGGTGCACCCGCTCGCCGTCCGCGCCCTGTTCGGGGTGCCCGCGCGCGAGCTCGACGTGACGACGTTCTCGGGCCGGGACGTGCTGGGAGCCTCGGGCGAGCTGTTGCGGGAGCAGATGAGCGAGCGTCAACCCTGGGCCGGCGTGTTCGACGTCCTGGGGACCTTCCTGCGCGGCACGGCTCTCCGCACGGAGAGCCCGCCCGCACCGCGGCCGGAGCTCGCCGAGGCGTGGCGGGTGATCGTCGCCTCGGGGGGCCGAGCCCGCGTCTCGGCGGTGGCCGCCCGGGTCGGGCTCAGCGAGCGCCGGCTGCGGACGCTGTTCGTCGACGAGGTGGGGATCGGCCCGAAGACCGTGGCTCGGCTCGCGCGGTTCTCGGGCGCCCGGACCGCCGTGGCCCGGGCGGTCGCCACCGGGGGCCCGACGGCGCTCGCCGACGTCGCCGCCGCTGCGGGGTACGTCGACCAGGCGCACCTGACCGCGGAGTTCCGGGAGTTCGCGGGGGTGCCGCCGGGCCGGTGGGTCGCGGAGGAGTTCCGAAACCTCCAAGCGGACGGCCACCCGCTGGGAGGACGATGA
- a CDS encoding Ku protein — protein sequence MRSIWKGSLSFGLVNVPVKVYSATEDHDVKFHQVHNEDGGRIRYQRKCEVCGKVVSYDDIVKAFDSDDGERVILTDEDFEQMPAQASHEIEVLQFVPNDQIDPILFDRSYYLEPDSRSPKAYALLRRTLQETDRTAVVHFALRQKTRLAALRVRGDVLLVQTMLWPDEVREVEFPSLEDAPEISDKELKMSASLVDSMAEDFHPEEFTDEYTVQLKELIEAKLSGGEAFQIEEKEEEATGEDADVVDLVAALRRSVDARKKGTPAKDAEGEGGTTSRKKPAKAPAKSRKAKEKAS from the coding sequence ATGCGCTCCATCTGGAAGGGCTCGTTGTCGTTCGGGCTCGTCAACGTGCCCGTGAAGGTGTATTCCGCGACCGAGGACCACGACGTCAAGTTCCACCAGGTCCACAACGAGGACGGCGGCCGCATCCGTTACCAGCGCAAGTGCGAGGTGTGCGGGAAGGTCGTCAGCTACGACGACATCGTCAAGGCGTTCGACTCCGACGACGGCGAGCGCGTCATCCTCACCGACGAGGACTTCGAGCAGATGCCCGCGCAGGCGTCGCACGAGATCGAGGTGCTGCAGTTCGTCCCGAACGACCAGATCGACCCGATCCTGTTCGACCGTAGCTACTACCTCGAGCCGGACTCGCGCTCGCCCAAGGCGTACGCCCTGCTCCGCCGCACCCTCCAGGAGACGGATCGCACCGCCGTCGTCCACTTCGCCCTGCGGCAGAAGACGCGCCTCGCGGCCCTGCGCGTCCGCGGCGACGTACTGCTCGTGCAGACGATGCTCTGGCCCGACGAGGTCCGGGAGGTGGAGTTCCCCTCGTTGGAGGACGCCCCGGAGATCTCCGACAAGGAGCTCAAGATGTCGGCGTCGCTCGTCGACTCGATGGCGGAGGACTTCCACCCCGAGGAGTTCACCGACGAGTACACGGTGCAGCTCAAGGAGCTCATCGAGGCGAAGCTCTCCGGCGGAGAGGCGTTCCAGATCGAGGAGAAGGAGGAGGAGGCGACGGGCGAGGACGCCGACGTCGTCGACCTCGTGGCCGCCCTGAGGCGCAGCGTGGACGCCCGCAAGAAGGGCACTCCCGCGAAGGACGCGGAGGGCGAGGGCGGCACGACGTCGCGGAAGAAGCCGGCCAAGGCTCCGGCGAAGAGCCGGAAGGCCAAGGAGAAGGCGTCGTAG
- a CDS encoding ATP-dependent DNA ligase, with amino-acid sequence MAAGDGGARVRVDGRVLSLTNLDKVLFPATGTTKAELIDYYRRIAPVMIPHLAGRAVTRKRWPNGVETEPFFTKNLDSGTPDWVPRRGIVHHERTSTYPLVEDTATLVWLAQMASIELHVPQWRFPPGDSPFVLDGSATRPDRFVLDLDPGPGVGLAQCAEVALAAKGYLDDVGLAAIPVTSGSKGLHLYATIHGVSSEQASAFAKELAGHLAEDLPQLVVTQMKRSLRDGKVFVDYSQNNAAKTTVSPYSVRGRDQPWVAAPRTWGELGEPGLAHLELGEVLERAADGDLLAPLLPPDPLSTYRAKRDSARTPEPVPFAAPVAAPAGDPRFVIQEHHARRLHWDLRLEHDGVLASWAVPRGVPTTTGHNRLAVHTEDHPMEYLTFHGSIPKGEYGGGEMTVWDTGTYTPEKFRDDEVIFVLHGQRVQGRFALIRTDPGRGGGKEQWLLHLMKDQSGVATSPEKRAHAVVDAPDAAADDGAHISLSDAVEPRRIAPDLRPMLATAGQVGDGDYPAREWAFEPKWDGYRALVRFSARGVALQSRSGRDFTQEFAELAVVPEELAAHAGVLDAEIVALDAAGRPSFHALQERGTGARPAMRLLVFDVLHLDGTSLVNKRYSDRRQVLLALPLPAADPDHLGREERDVGGWRRSVTIGTSVRAALRASAEARLEGVIAKRLDARYLPGRRGHAWVKLKHSLDAEVVIGGWRPGQGRRAGGIGSLLLGVPDDDGGLRYVGKVGTGFTDAALDALLATLEPRERTTSPFTTEVPRVEAKVAHWVRPDVVGEVTFDSWTDDGVLRAARWRGLRPDKAPADLA; translated from the coding sequence GTGGCAGCGGGTGACGGCGGCGCGCGGGTACGCGTCGACGGCCGCGTGCTCTCGCTGACCAACCTCGACAAGGTCCTGTTCCCGGCCACGGGCACCACGAAGGCCGAGCTCATCGACTACTACCGGCGGATCGCTCCGGTGATGATCCCGCACCTCGCGGGCCGCGCCGTGACGCGCAAGCGCTGGCCGAACGGCGTCGAGACCGAGCCGTTCTTCACGAAGAACCTCGACTCCGGGACGCCCGACTGGGTGCCGCGCCGCGGGATCGTCCACCACGAGCGGACCAGCACGTACCCGCTGGTGGAGGACACGGCCACGCTCGTGTGGCTCGCGCAGATGGCCAGCATCGAGCTGCACGTGCCGCAGTGGCGCTTCCCGCCGGGTGACTCACCGTTCGTGCTCGACGGGAGCGCCACGCGGCCCGACCGGTTCGTGCTCGACCTCGACCCGGGCCCCGGCGTCGGGCTCGCGCAGTGCGCGGAGGTGGCGCTCGCGGCGAAGGGGTACCTCGACGACGTCGGGCTCGCCGCCATCCCCGTGACGAGCGGCAGCAAGGGCCTGCACCTGTACGCCACGATCCACGGCGTCAGCTCGGAGCAGGCGAGCGCGTTCGCGAAGGAGCTGGCCGGGCACCTCGCGGAGGACCTTCCGCAGCTCGTGGTCACGCAGATGAAGCGGTCGCTCCGCGACGGCAAGGTGTTCGTCGACTACTCGCAGAACAACGCCGCGAAGACCACCGTCTCGCCGTACTCGGTGCGCGGGCGGGACCAGCCGTGGGTCGCCGCGCCACGCACGTGGGGGGAGCTCGGGGAACCGGGACTCGCACACCTCGAGCTCGGCGAGGTGCTGGAGCGTGCCGCCGACGGCGACCTGCTCGCACCCCTGCTGCCGCCGGACCCGCTGTCCACCTACCGCGCGAAGCGGGACTCGGCGAGGACGCCCGAGCCGGTCCCGTTCGCCGCGCCCGTGGCGGCGCCGGCCGGGGATCCTCGGTTCGTCATCCAGGAGCACCACGCGCGTCGGCTGCACTGGGACCTGCGGCTGGAGCACGACGGCGTGCTGGCGTCGTGGGCGGTGCCGCGCGGCGTGCCGACGACGACGGGACACAACCGCCTCGCCGTCCACACCGAGGACCACCCGATGGAGTACCTCACGTTCCACGGGTCGATCCCGAAGGGGGAGTACGGCGGCGGCGAGATGACCGTGTGGGACACCGGGACGTACACGCCGGAGAAGTTCCGCGACGACGAGGTCATCTTCGTGCTGCACGGCCAGCGGGTGCAGGGGCGGTTCGCCCTCATCCGCACCGACCCGGGTCGGGGTGGGGGCAAGGAGCAGTGGCTGCTGCACCTCATGAAGGACCAGTCCGGCGTGGCGACGTCGCCGGAGAAGCGGGCGCACGCCGTCGTCGACGCTCCCGACGCGGCTGCCGACGACGGCGCTCACATCTCGCTCAGCGACGCCGTCGAACCCCGCCGCATCGCTCCCGACCTGAGACCGATGCTCGCCACCGCGGGCCAGGTCGGCGACGGCGACTACCCGGCGCGGGAGTGGGCGTTCGAGCCGAAGTGGGACGGCTACCGGGCGCTGGTCCGGTTCTCCGCGCGCGGCGTGGCCCTGCAGTCGCGGTCGGGGCGGGACTTCACGCAGGAGTTCGCGGAGCTGGCCGTCGTGCCCGAGGAGCTCGCCGCGCACGCCGGCGTCCTGGACGCGGAGATCGTGGCGCTCGACGCCGCCGGCCGCCCGAGCTTCCACGCCCTCCAGGAACGGGGCACCGGCGCCCGCCCCGCGATGCGGCTGCTCGTGTTCGACGTGCTGCACCTCGACGGCACCTCGCTCGTCAACAAGAGGTACAGCGACCGCCGCCAGGTGCTGCTCGCCCTGCCGCTCCCGGCCGCCGACCCGGACCATCTGGGCCGCGAGGAGCGCGACGTCGGCGGGTGGCGCCGGTCGGTCACCATCGGCACGTCGGTGCGGGCGGCACTGCGCGCGAGCGCGGAGGCCCGCCTCGAGGGCGTCATCGCGAAGCGCCTCGACGCGCGCTACCTGCCGGGCCGCCGCGGGCACGCCTGGGTCAAGCTCAAGCACTCGCTCGACGCCGAGGTGGTGATCGGCGGGTGGCGGCCCGGTCAGGGCAGGCGGGCCGGGGGGATCGGCTCGCTGCTGCTGGGGGTGCCCGACGACGACGGCGGCTTGCGGTACGTGGGCAAGGTCGGGACGGGTTTCACGGACGCCGCGCTGGACGCGCTCCTGGCGACGCTCGAGCCGCGGGAGCGGACGACGTCGCCGTTCACCACCGAGGTGCCTCGCGTCGAGGCGAAGGTCGCGCACTGGGTGCGGCCCGACGTCGTCGGCGAGGTGACGTTCGACTCGTGGACCGACGACGGCGTGCTGCGCGCTGCGAGGTGGCGCGGGCTGCGGCCGGACAAGGCGCCGGCGGACCTGGCCTGA
- a CDS encoding TetR/AcrR family transcriptional regulator: MWADIPVPGSTRGRLVEASLRAFERDGYRNASVSGVAADAGVTTGALYHHFGSKLGLYAYVRGDLEKRLVERIAGAAESHGGSGPAALRAALLVAFDAAVRFGVPRIVGEADPSSTAQESDAPTGPDPVEHALRPLVGAGLEPAARMLTAAWRAALLSVADGEDPDRVRRSLGSVLPSPGGAGDP; the protein is encoded by the coding sequence ATGTGGGCGGACATCCCGGTTCCCGGCTCGACGCGCGGTCGACTCGTCGAGGCGTCCCTGCGCGCGTTCGAGCGGGACGGGTACCGGAACGCGAGCGTCTCCGGCGTCGCGGCCGACGCGGGCGTCACCACCGGGGCGCTGTACCACCACTTCGGGTCCAAGCTCGGGCTGTACGCCTACGTGCGGGGGGACCTGGAGAAGCGGCTGGTCGAGCGCATCGCCGGCGCCGCGGAGAGCCACGGGGGCAGCGGCCCGGCAGCGCTGCGAGCGGCGCTCCTCGTCGCGTTCGACGCCGCCGTCCGGTTCGGCGTCCCCCGGATCGTCGGCGAGGCCGACCCGTCCAGCACGGCCCAGGAGTCCGACGCGCCCACCGGGCCCGACCCGGTCGAGCATGCGCTGCGCCCCCTCGTCGGCGCGGGACTCGAGCCGGCCGCGCGGATGCTCACCGCCGCGTGGCGGGCGGCTCTGCTGTCCGTCGCGGACGGCGAAGACCCGGACCGGGTGCGGCGCTCGCTCGGCAGCGTGCTGCCCTCCCCGGGCGGCGCCGGCGACCCCTGA
- a CDS encoding VOC family protein gives MRLTYLYVVVDDFAPALAFYRDELGLDEAWREGEGTVAFALPGSDVQIMVDKRLDDGAQWSTGPMYQVDDLDAWVREHPGVPALAPEIAAPDARIRAFRDPGGNVFHLLQVTGDAT, from the coding sequence ATGAGACTCACCTACCTGTATGTGGTCGTGGACGACTTCGCGCCGGCCCTGGCGTTCTACCGCGACGAGCTCGGCCTGGACGAGGCGTGGCGGGAAGGCGAGGGGACGGTCGCCTTCGCCCTCCCCGGGAGCGACGTCCAGATCATGGTCGACAAGCGCCTCGACGACGGCGCCCAGTGGTCCACCGGCCCGATGTACCAGGTCGACGACCTCGATGCCTGGGTGCGCGAGCACCCCGGCGTGCCGGCGCTCGCCCCCGAGATCGCCGCGCCGGACGCACGGATCCGCGCCTTCCGCGACCCGGGCGGCAACGTCTTCCACCTCCTGCAGGTCACCGGAGACGCGACCTGA
- a CDS encoding phosphatase PAP2 family protein encodes MSVLDPAHPRATHAPSLTRATPSGGAGARWAFAFVGAIVAAVGVWATWRFFVASPTGQRVDEVALRGSELGRSRLVEIAEPVLDVVSVPFLVVVVVAAVVVAAVQRRWGTALRVVVLMVGANLTTQVLKSSILDRPDLGVTPGASNSFPSGHTTVAASVAAAALMVVPRGLRPLVAVVGAAYTAATGVATMILGWHRPSDVIAAIAVVTAWSLLVLIPGAARGSAERGVGGGRTFAVVVLAIAAVAGLAVGIGALFATANATVDLPPLLDDVVGELVDRGQLFLAYAGAAAAVGGAASVSALTQLLGRR; translated from the coding sequence ATGTCCGTGCTCGATCCCGCGCATCCGCGCGCCACCCACGCGCCGTCACTCACGCGAGCGACGCCGAGCGGTGGTGCCGGCGCCCGCTGGGCGTTCGCGTTCGTCGGGGCGATCGTCGCCGCGGTCGGCGTGTGGGCCACGTGGCGCTTCTTCGTGGCGTCCCCGACGGGTCAGCGCGTCGACGAGGTCGCGCTCCGGGGTTCGGAGCTCGGCCGCTCCCGGCTCGTCGAGATCGCGGAGCCGGTGCTCGACGTCGTCTCGGTCCCGTTCCTCGTCGTGGTGGTCGTGGCCGCCGTCGTCGTCGCCGCCGTGCAGCGTCGCTGGGGAACGGCGCTGCGGGTCGTCGTCCTCATGGTCGGCGCCAACCTCACCACGCAGGTGCTCAAGAGCTCGATCCTGGACCGCCCGGATCTCGGTGTCACGCCTGGGGCCAGCAACTCCTTCCCGAGCGGCCACACCACCGTCGCGGCGTCGGTCGCGGCGGCCGCGCTGATGGTGGTCCCGCGCGGCCTGCGGCCGCTCGTCGCCGTCGTCGGTGCTGCGTACACGGCCGCCACCGGCGTCGCGACGATGATCCTCGGCTGGCATCGGCCGTCCGACGTCATCGCCGCGATCGCCGTCGTCACCGCCTGGTCGCTGCTGGTGCTCATCCCCGGCGCGGCCCGGGGGTCGGCCGAGCGCGGCGTCGGCGGTGGCCGCACGTTCGCCGTCGTCGTCCTCGCGATCGCCGCCGTGGCGGGGCTCGCCGTCGGTATCGGTGCGTTGTTCGCGACGGCGAACGCGACAGTCGACCTGCCGCCGCTGCTCGACGACGTCGTGGGGGAGCTCGTCGACCGGGGCCAGCTGTTCCTGGCGTACGCCGGTGCTGCCGCAGCCGTGGGCGGGGCCGCGAGCGTGTCGGCCCTCACGCAGCTGCTGGGGCGGCGTTGA
- the topA gene encoding type I DNA topoisomerase has translation MPSSARKLVIVESPTKARTITPFLGDDYDVEASVGHIRDLPQPSELPAEMKKGPYRKFAVDVENGFDPYYVVDADKKKKVSELRKKLKAADELYLATDEDREGEAIAWHLLEVLEPKVPVKRMVFHEITREAIQRALEATRDLDTRLVDAQETRRILDRLYGYEVSPVLWRKIGPGLSAGRVQSVATRLVVERERERMAFRSANYWDVRGEFSGGRGETAGTSFSARLTALDGDRVATGRDFDDSGSLTSRAVHLDEAAATALVSALDGVDVVVRSVDTKPYTRRPAAPFTTSTLQQEASRKLRMNSRATMRTAQSLYENGYITYMRTDSVTLSTQAITAARRQAAELYGAEYVPDAPRLYANKSKNAQEAHEAIRPAGDSFRTPAQVASRLSGDEFRLYELIWKRTVASQMADAKGSTASVKLGASAAYPDGATRDAEFSASGTVITFRGFLAAYEEGRDAGRYDEDGDGAGRGSSSGSSAARETRLPDLAQGDQVAAESLTAEGHDTSPPPRYTEASLTAALEERGIGRPSTFAATISVIVDRGYVLRRGQALVPSWLAFSVVRLLEDHFGRLVDYDFTAAMESDLDRIARGEQDRVAWLTRFYFGDEAAGSEGLQQLVSELGDIDARGINSIDLGGGVTVRVGRYGPYLEATGPDGEPQRASVPDDVAPDELTLERARELLATQGEGDRELGTDPATGRTIVARSGRYGPYVTEVIPDDAPAASDDAKPAKRKPAKPKPRTASLLQSMQLEAVDLEQALKLLSLPRVVGVDPESGDEITAQNGRYGPYLKKGTDSRSLETEDQIFDITLEQALAIYAQPKQRRGQRASSALRELGDDPVSGKPVSVKDGRFGPYVTDGTTNATLRKDDEVESITPERAFELLAEKRAKGPAKKRTTARSSSRKAPAKSRS, from the coding sequence GTGCCCAGCTCCGCCCGCAAGCTCGTGATCGTCGAGTCGCCGACCAAGGCGCGCACGATCACGCCGTTCCTCGGTGACGACTACGACGTCGAGGCGAGCGTCGGGCACATCCGGGACCTCCCGCAGCCGTCCGAGCTGCCCGCGGAGATGAAGAAGGGCCCGTACCGGAAGTTCGCCGTCGATGTCGAGAACGGGTTCGACCCGTACTACGTGGTCGACGCTGACAAGAAGAAGAAGGTCAGCGAGCTCCGCAAGAAGCTCAAGGCGGCCGACGAGCTCTACCTCGCCACGGATGAGGACCGCGAGGGCGAGGCCATCGCGTGGCACCTCCTCGAGGTGCTGGAGCCGAAGGTGCCCGTGAAGCGGATGGTGTTCCACGAGATCACCCGCGAGGCGATCCAGCGGGCGCTGGAGGCGACGCGCGACCTCGACACGCGCCTCGTCGACGCCCAGGAGACCCGGCGCATCCTCGACCGGCTGTATGGCTACGAGGTCTCGCCGGTGCTCTGGCGCAAGATCGGGCCGGGGCTCTCCGCCGGTCGCGTGCAGTCCGTCGCCACGAGGCTCGTGGTGGAGCGGGAGCGCGAGCGGATGGCGTTCCGCAGCGCGAACTACTGGGACGTGCGCGGCGAGTTCAGCGGCGGGCGCGGCGAGACGGCGGGCACGTCGTTCTCCGCGCGGCTGACGGCGCTCGACGGCGACCGGGTCGCCACCGGCCGCGACTTCGACGACTCCGGCTCGCTCACGAGCAGGGCCGTCCACCTCGACGAGGCGGCCGCGACGGCGCTCGTCTCCGCGCTCGACGGGGTCGACGTCGTCGTACGTTCCGTCGACACCAAGCCGTACACCCGCCGCCCCGCCGCCCCGTTCACGACGTCGACCCTCCAGCAGGAGGCGAGCCGCAAGCTGCGGATGAACTCGCGCGCGACGATGCGCACGGCGCAGTCGTTGTACGAGAACGGCTACATCACGTACATGCGGACCGACTCCGTGACGCTCTCGACCCAGGCGATCACCGCCGCGCGCCGGCAGGCCGCGGAGCTGTACGGCGCGGAGTACGTGCCCGATGCGCCGCGCCTGTACGCGAACAAGTCGAAGAACGCCCAGGAGGCGCACGAGGCGATCCGGCCCGCCGGCGACTCGTTCCGCACTCCCGCCCAGGTCGCGAGCCGGCTCTCCGGCGACGAGTTCCGGCTCTACGAGCTCATCTGGAAGCGCACCGTCGCGTCGCAGATGGCTGACGCGAAGGGGTCGACGGCGTCCGTGAAGCTCGGTGCGAGCGCCGCCTATCCCGACGGCGCGACCCGCGACGCCGAGTTCTCGGCCTCCGGCACCGTCATCACGTTCCGCGGTTTCCTCGCGGCGTACGAGGAGGGCCGGGACGCGGGCCGGTACGACGAGGACGGCGACGGCGCGGGCCGCGGCTCCTCGTCGGGGTCGTCGGCCGCGCGCGAGACCCGCCTGCCGGATCTCGCCCAGGGCGACCAGGTCGCCGCGGAGTCGCTCACCGCGGAGGGCCACGACACCTCACCCCCGCCCCGCTACACCGAGGCCAGCCTCACCGCCGCCCTCGAGGAGCGCGGCATCGGGCGTCCGTCCACGTTCGCCGCCACGATCTCCGTGATCGTGGATCGCGGATACGTCCTGCGCCGCGGACAGGCGCTCGTGCCGAGCTGGCTGGCGTTCTCGGTGGTCCGGCTGCTGGAGGACCACTTCGGGCGGCTCGTCGACTACGACTTCACGGCCGCGATGGAGTCCGACCTCGACCGCATCGCGCGCGGTGAGCAGGACCGCGTGGCGTGGCTGACCCGGTTCTACTTCGGCGACGAGGCGGCCGGCTCGGAGGGGCTGCAGCAGCTCGTCTCCGAGCTGGGCGACATCGACGCTCGCGGCATCAACTCGATCGACCTCGGTGGCGGCGTCACCGTACGGGTCGGCCGCTACGGTCCGTACCTCGAGGCGACCGGACCGGACGGCGAGCCGCAGCGCGCGAGCGTGCCCGACGACGTCGCCCCGGACGAGCTGACGCTCGAGCGGGCCCGCGAGCTGCTCGCCACCCAGGGCGAGGGCGACCGCGAGCTCGGCACCGACCCGGCGACCGGGCGCACCATCGTGGCGCGCAGCGGGCGGTACGGGCCGTACGTCACGGAGGTCATCCCCGACGACGCCCCCGCCGCCTCGGACGACGCGAAGCCGGCGAAGCGCAAGCCGGCCAAGCCGAAGCCGCGGACGGCGTCGCTGCTGCAGTCGATGCAGCTCGAGGCGGTGGATCTCGAGCAGGCGCTCAAGCTTCTCTCCCTGCCGCGCGTGGTCGGCGTCGACCCGGAGTCGGGCGACGAGATCACCGCCCAGAACGGTCGGTACGGGCCGTACCTCAAGAAGGGCACCGACTCGCGCTCGCTCGAGACCGAGGACCAGATCTTCGACATCACGCTCGAGCAGGCTCTCGCGATCTACGCGCAGCCCAAGCAGCGGCGCGGGCAGCGGGCGTCGTCGGCGCTGCGCGAGCTCGGGGACGACCCGGTGTCCGGCAAGCCGGTGAGCGTGAAGGACGGACGGTTCGGGCCGTACGTCACGGACGGCACGACGAACGCGACGCTCCGCAAGGACGACGAGGTCGAGTCGATCACGCCGGAGCGCGCGTTCGAGCTCCTTGCGGAGAAGCGGGCCAAGGGGCCGGCGAAGAAGCGGACGACGGCGCGGAGCTCGAGCCGGAAGGCGCCCGCCAAGTCGCGCTCCTGA